Proteins encoded in a region of the Ignavibacteriota bacterium genome:
- a CDS encoding 50S ribosomal protein L1 has protein sequence MKRSKRYKATATKVNATELLTVEKAVQKVKETATAKFIESVDIAVRLGVDPKKADQAVRGTVSLPHGIGKEVRVLVIAKPPKDEEAKAAGADHAGFQDYLDKIKAGWADVDVIIATPDVMGELGKLGKVLGPRGLMPNPKSGTVTTEIGKTVKEVKAGKIEFRVDKAGILHATVGKANFEKEKLVDNINAFLGTVARVKPSSAKGQYIKSIALSTTMGPSVMIDKAAVVH, from the coding sequence ATGAAAAGAAGTAAACGATATAAAGCAACAGCAACGAAAGTTAATGCTACCGAATTGTTAACTGTTGAAAAGGCTGTTCAAAAAGTAAAAGAAACCGCAACTGCAAAGTTTATTGAATCGGTTGACATCGCTGTTCGACTTGGCGTTGACCCGAAGAAAGCAGACCAGGCGGTTCGCGGAACAGTTTCATTGCCCCATGGAATCGGAAAAGAAGTTCGTGTATTGGTTATTGCCAAGCCGCCAAAAGATGAAGAGGCAAAAGCCGCCGGTGCAGACCATGCTGGTTTCCAGGATTATTTGGATAAAATTAAAGCAGGATGGGCAGATGTTGATGTTATTATTGCAACGCCCGATGTTATGGGAGAACTCGGTAAGTTAGGTAAAGTGTTAGGTCCACGCGGATTGATGCCCAATCCGAAGAGCGGAACAGTCACAACCGAAATCGGAAAGACTGTGAAAGAAGTGAAGGCAGGAAAGATTGAATTCCGTGTTGACAAAGCCGGTATTCTTCACGCGACTGTCGGGAAAGCAAACTTCGAAAAAGAAAAATTAGTTGATAACATCAACGCATTTCTCGGTACGGTTGCACGCGTGAAACCGTCCTCAGCAAAAGGTCAATACATCAAGAGTATTGCATTATCAACGACAATGGGTCCGAGTGTCATGATTGACAAGGCGGCAGTTGTTCA
- the rplK gene encoding 50S ribosomal protein L11 — protein MKKITGYIKLQIPAGAANPAPPVGPALGQKGVNIMEFCKQFNARTQGQQGLIIPVVITVFSDKSFTFITKTPPAAVLLTKAAKVEKGSGEPNRNKVGRVSKAQVREIAQMKMPDLNANDIDAAMKMIAGTARSMGITVDEL, from the coding sequence ATGAAGAAAATAACCGGATATATTAAACTTCAAATTCCCGCCGGAGCGGCAAATCCCGCGCCGCCTGTTGGTCCTGCTCTTGGACAGAAGGGCGTGAACATCATGGAATTTTGTAAGCAATTCAATGCACGAACACAAGGACAGCAGGGGTTAATTATTCCTGTTGTCATTACTGTTTTTTCAGATAAATCTTTCACCTTTATTACCAAAACTCCTCCTGCGGCAGTACTTCTTACAAAAGCAGCAAAGGTAGAGAAAGGTTCTGGAGAACCCAATAGAAATAAGGTCGGAAGAGTATCGAAGGCACAGGTTCGTGAAATTGCTCAAATGAAAATGCCCGATTTAAATGCAAACGATATTGATGCCGCAATGAAAATGATTGCAGGTACTGCCCGAAGTATGGGTATTACCGTTGATGAATTATAG
- the nusG gene encoding transcription termination/antitermination factor NusG — protein MEATDTSQKRWYVVRVYSGHEYKVKTYMEREIPMSKLSDRITSVMVPSEKIVEVKDKKKKSRVRTFFPGYILIEAILDKESKHFILETPSVLGFIGNRGEGTRSEPQPLQFEEVKRLIGKIEERKDVEVLSTPFMLGDPVKVIDGPFNNFSGVVQEVHEDKMKLKVMVSIFGRKTPIELDFSQVEAEK, from the coding sequence ATGGAAGCGACAGATACTTCGCAAAAACGCTGGTACGTTGTTCGTGTTTATTCAGGGCATGAATATAAGGTGAAAACGTACATGGAGCGCGAGATTCCTATGTCGAAATTATCCGACCGGATTACGAGCGTCATGGTACCATCCGAGAAAATTGTTGAAGTAAAAGATAAAAAGAAAAAAAGCCGTGTTCGCACGTTTTTCCCCGGTTATATTTTAATCGAAGCAATCTTAGATAAAGAATCGAAACACTTTATTCTTGAAACTCCTTCAGTGTTAGGGTTTATTGGAAATCGGGGAGAAGGTACACGGAGTGAACCTCAGCCGTTACAGTTTGAGGAAGTAAAGCGACTCATTGGAAAAATTGAAGAACGGAAAGACGTGGAAGTGCTTTCCACTCCGTTTATGTTAGGCGACCCCGTAAAGGTTATTGATGGACCGTTCAACAACTTCAGTGGTGTTGTTCAGGAAGTTCATGAAGATAAAATGAAATTGAAAGTGATGGTGAGTATTTTCGGTCGCAAAACTCCCATCGAACTTGACTTTAGTCAGGTAGAAGCAGAGAAGTAA
- the secE gene encoding preprotein translocase subunit SecE has product MKEKIIAFVTDVMKEMKKVTWPEKNELRDSTVIVLAVCGIISGFIYAVDWIVNQVITSIL; this is encoded by the coding sequence ATGAAAGAAAAGATTATTGCTTTCGTTACCGATGTAATGAAAGAAATGAAGAAGGTGACGTGGCCCGAAAAAAATGAATTACGGGACTCAACCGTTATTGTGTTAGCAGTCTGTGGAATCATCTCCGGTTTTATTTATGCTGTGGACTGGATTGTGAATCAAGTAATTACCTCCATCCTGTAA
- the rpmG gene encoding 50S ribosomal protein L33, translated as MRDNITLECTECKRRNYTATKNKKKQSGRVEYKKFCMWCNKHTQHKETK; from the coding sequence ATGAGAGATAACATTACTTTAGAATGTACAGAGTGTAAACGTCGTAATTATACTGCGACCAAGAATAAAAAGAAACAATCTGGCAGAGTTGAATACAAAAAATTTTGTATGTGGTGTAACAAACACACGCAACACAAGGAAACAAAATAA